A DNA window from Ornithobacterium rhinotracheale DSM 15997 contains the following coding sequences:
- a CDS encoding glycoside hydrolase family 2 TIM barrel-domain containing protein has product MDWNKKMGLMLGVLAQSFVFGQRVDLAGFAYGDKAAPTGKEWESVEELALNKEQPRAYFFSFANEENARKVLPQNSKYWESLNGDWKFHWVKTPSERPVDFYKPDYNVANWDNIKVPSNWNMVGVQKDGSLKYGVPIYVNQPVIFQHKVEVDDWRGGVMRTPPKDWTTYVYRNEVGSYRRDFTIPKDWDGREIYIDFDGVDSFFYLWINGKYIGFSKNSRNTASFDITPYVKKGNNVVAVEVYRNSDGSFLEAQDMFRLPGIFRTVALRSTPKVQIRDLNIIPDLDANYQNGTLSITTEIRNLDRKTAKGYSIEYKIFENKLYSDENEPLPNILVESKLQKLKSNQTEISTATLKLDNPNKWSAEFPYRYTLLAELKDRKGKVVDMVSTYVGFRKVEIKETAAADDEFGLAGRYFYVNGKTVKFKGVNRHETNPELGHAITHEQMENEVKMMKRANINHVRNSHYPDDPYWYYLCNKYGIYLEDEANIESHEYYYGKPSLSHPIEWKKAHVGRVMEMAHANVNNPSIVIWSLGNEAGPGKNFEYAYKALKAFDQSRPVQYERNNDVVDIGSNQYPSIAWTYGAASGKYNIKYPFHISEYAHSMGNACGNLVDYWNAIESSNFICGGAIWDWVDQAMRNYDPKTGKAYMAYGGDFGDKPNDGQFVMNGIVFADLTPKPQYFEVKKVYQNIAVTQKGNQLEIFNKNYFRDLSDYDVVWSLYQNGVEVKNGTLNLGNVPARARKTVGIPVDLSSLNKNAEYFLKIEFKLNKDKPWAKKGYVQADEQILLQKPAEKPSIAQVAQGKALEASRKGDLQIIKGDDFTAEFNLKTGALYSLKYNNQTIIEPGEGPKLDALRAFVNNDNWGYQKWFELGLHNLKHKATAVNVVKNADGTYTLYFTIESQAPNAAKILGGTSSGHNKVEELTDRKFDDSDFKFVTNQIYTVYKDGSIELQSNISSNNPNVILPRLGYVMELPKKFDDFTYYGRGPQDNYNDRMAGAFVEIYKNKVKDEFVNFPKPQDMGNHEDVRWLALTDNQGQGAVFIPNKPMSCSALEYSAMDLIMAPHPHELPESKRIYLRIDAMVTGLGGNSCGQGAPLAKDRVYAKPYSMGFIIRPAGKDLSQIADVAPAGEMPISITRDAQGKLSIVSAAKEQKILYSIDGKKAQNYQEPFEFRDGGAVAAWYQGNKNSKVSAKFPKIEKLNVKVLNVSSQESGGGEAENMLDGDTNTIWHTMYSVTVAQYPHWIDFDLGAPQEIKGFTYLPRQNGTNGNIKDFSVSVSDDAQNWKEVSKGSFDKSSKEKKVLFEKPVKARYLRFTALNEQNGQDFASGAEFSVLGN; this is encoded by the coding sequence ATGGACTGGAACAAAAAAATGGGACTAATGCTGGGGGTACTTGCGCAAAGTTTTGTCTTTGGGCAGCGAGTAGACTTGGCAGGCTTTGCGTATGGCGACAAGGCTGCGCCTACGGGCAAGGAGTGGGAGTCGGTTGAGGAACTCGCTTTGAATAAGGAGCAACCGCGAGCGTATTTTTTCTCGTTTGCAAATGAGGAAAATGCACGAAAAGTTTTACCGCAAAATTCAAAATACTGGGAATCCCTGAATGGAGATTGGAAATTCCATTGGGTAAAAACGCCAAGCGAGCGTCCAGTAGATTTCTATAAGCCAGATTACAATGTGGCGAATTGGGACAATATCAAAGTGCCGTCTAACTGGAACATGGTGGGCGTGCAAAAAGACGGTTCGCTCAAGTATGGCGTACCGATTTATGTGAATCAGCCAGTGATTTTCCAACACAAAGTGGAAGTAGACGATTGGCGTGGTGGAGTGATGCGCACGCCGCCAAAGGATTGGACGACTTATGTGTATAGAAACGAAGTGGGCTCGTATCGCCGTGATTTCACGATTCCAAAAGATTGGGACGGGCGAGAGATTTATATAGATTTCGATGGGGTAGATTCTTTCTTCTACCTTTGGATTAACGGAAAATACATAGGTTTTTCTAAAAACTCAAGAAACACCGCGTCGTTTGACATCACGCCTTATGTGAAAAAAGGGAACAATGTCGTGGCGGTAGAAGTGTATCGTAATTCAGATGGTTCTTTCTTGGAGGCGCAAGACATGTTCCGTTTGCCAGGAATTTTCAGAACTGTGGCTTTGCGTTCTACCCCCAAAGTGCAAATTCGTGATTTGAATATAATACCAGATTTAGATGCTAATTATCAAAATGGAACTTTAAGTATTACAACAGAAATCCGAAATTTAGATAGAAAAACAGCCAAAGGCTATTCCATAGAATATAAGATTTTTGAAAATAAATTGTATTCAGACGAGAATGAGCCATTGCCTAATATTTTAGTGGAATCTAAGCTTCAAAAATTAAAATCAAATCAAACTGAAATAAGCACGGCGACTTTAAAATTAGATAATCCCAATAAATGGTCGGCAGAGTTTCCGTATCGCTACACACTTTTGGCTGAGCTAAAAGACCGAAAAGGAAAAGTGGTAGACATGGTTTCTACTTATGTAGGATTTAGAAAAGTGGAAATCAAAGAAACTGCGGCTGCAGACGATGAATTTGGTTTGGCAGGTCGCTATTTTTATGTAAATGGCAAAACTGTAAAATTCAAAGGCGTAAACCGCCACGAGACCAATCCGGAGTTGGGGCACGCCATCACGCACGAGCAAATGGAAAACGAAGTGAAAATGATGAAGCGTGCAAACATCAATCATGTGCGTAATTCTCACTATCCAGACGATCCTTATTGGTATTATCTGTGCAACAAATACGGAATTTATCTCGAAGATGAAGCCAATATAGAATCTCATGAGTATTATTACGGAAAACCATCGCTGTCTCACCCAATTGAGTGGAAAAAGGCGCATGTGGGGCGCGTGATGGAAATGGCGCATGCCAATGTAAACAATCCTTCGATTGTAATTTGGTCGTTAGGAAACGAGGCAGGACCTGGTAAAAACTTTGAATATGCCTACAAAGCACTAAAAGCATTTGATCAATCTCGCCCTGTTCAGTATGAGCGAAACAACGATGTCGTGGACATAGGTTCCAATCAGTATCCATCTATTGCTTGGACGTATGGTGCTGCGAGCGGAAAATACAATATCAAATATCCGTTCCACATTTCGGAATATGCACACTCAATGGGGAACGCATGTGGAAACTTGGTAGATTATTGGAATGCAATAGAATCCTCAAACTTCATTTGTGGAGGTGCAATTTGGGATTGGGTAGACCAAGCAATGCGTAACTACGACCCTAAAACAGGTAAAGCCTATATGGCTTATGGCGGTGATTTTGGCGACAAGCCAAACGACGGTCAGTTTGTAATGAACGGAATCGTTTTCGCAGATTTAACACCGAAACCACAATATTTTGAAGTGAAAAAAGTATATCAAAACATTGCGGTAACCCAAAAAGGCAATCAATTAGAAATCTTTAATAAAAATTATTTCAGAGATTTGTCGGACTACGATGTAGTTTGGTCATTATACCAAAACGGAGTAGAGGTGAAAAACGGAACGCTTAACCTTGGAAATGTACCAGCCAGAGCACGAAAAACTGTGGGCATTCCAGTAGATTTAAGTTCACTGAATAAAAATGCGGAATATTTCTTAAAAATAGAATTTAAATTAAATAAAGATAAGCCTTGGGCTAAAAAAGGCTATGTGCAAGCAGATGAGCAAATTTTATTGCAGAAACCTGCGGAAAAACCAAGTATAGCGCAAGTGGCTCAAGGAAAAGCTCTAGAGGCAAGCAGAAAAGGCGACTTGCAAATTATAAAAGGCGATGACTTTACCGCAGAATTTAATTTAAAAACAGGAGCTTTATATAGCTTAAAATATAATAACCAAACCATCATTGAGCCAGGCGAAGGTCCAAAACTAGATGCGCTACGTGCTTTTGTAAACAATGATAACTGGGGCTACCAAAAATGGTTTGAGCTAGGATTGCATAATTTAAAGCACAAAGCCACAGCTGTCAATGTAGTGAAAAATGCCGATGGCACTTATACATTATATTTCACCATAGAATCGCAAGCACCTAATGCTGCAAAAATTTTAGGCGGAACAAGTTCTGGACATAATAAAGTAGAGGAATTAACGGATAGAAAATTCGATGATTCAGATTTTAAATTTGTAACCAATCAGATTTATACGGTTTATAAAGATGGTTCTATTGAGCTACAATCAAACATTAGCTCAAACAATCCAAATGTGATTTTGCCACGATTGGGCTATGTAATGGAGTTGCCTAAAAAATTCGATGATTTCACTTATTATGGTAGAGGTCCGCAAGACAACTACAACGACCGTATGGCTGGAGCCTTTGTTGAAATTTACAAAAACAAAGTAAAAGATGAATTTGTGAATTTCCCTAAGCCACAAGATATGGGCAATCATGAAGATGTGAGATGGCTGGCATTGACAGATAATCAAGGACAAGGAGCGGTATTTATTCCAAATAAGCCTATGTCTTGCTCTGCACTTGAGTATTCGGCAATGGATTTAATTATGGCGCCGCATCCGCATGAATTGCCAGAGAGCAAAAGAATTTATCTAAGAATCGATGCCATGGTAACGGGACTTGGAGGAAACAGTTGCGGGCAAGGAGCTCCTTTGGCAAAAGACCGAGTGTATGCTAAACCTTATAGCATGGGATTCATCATTCGTCCTGCGGGCAAAGATTTATCTCAAATAGCAGATGTAGCACCAGCGGGCGAAATGCCGATTTCCATTACTCGTGATGCGCAAGGAAAATTAAGTATTGTTTCTGCGGCTAAGGAGCAAAAGATTCTTTATAGCATAGATGGTAAAAAGGCACAAAACTATCAAGAGCCATTTGAGTTTAGAGACGGTGGTGCGGTAGCGGCTTGGTACCAAGGCAATAAAAATTCAAAAGTGAGTGCGAAATTCCCTAAAATTGAAAAGCTTAATGTAAAAGTGTTGAATGTAAGTAGCCAAGAATCGGGTGGGGGCGAAGCCGAAAATATGTTAGATGGCGACACCAATACCATTTGGCATACTATGTATTCCGTGACTGTGGCACAGTACCCACACTGGATTGATTTTGATTTGGGAGCACCACAAGAAATCAAAGGATTTACTTATTTGCCACGCCAAAACGGCACAAATGGTAATATCAAAGATTTTAGTGTCTCTGTGAGCGATGATGCGCAAAACTGGAAAGAAGTTTCTAAAGGAAGCTTTGACAAGTCAAGCAAAGAGAAGAAAGTTTTGTTTGAAAAACCAGTCAAAGCACGCTATTTGAGATTTACAGCACTCAATGAGCAGAACGGACAAGATTTTGCCAGTGGAGCAGAGTTTAGCGTACTTGGAAACTAA